A section of the Methanofollis sp. UBA420 genome encodes:
- the mmp11 gene encoding methanogenesis marker protein 11, with product MENNRAAVSEGLTDPYVVAYPLIAAVADGEGSRIELVEFFDCLGGAHWVRRHYAQSPIVVSARTVGATTRYVLRAGCVHLSLEGSRFPAGIAGAAVEGDEIAVTYLGMGGGGVGASACRARGGGVIRASCDESGGGKLAGSTIWLPRRERVVIGVDDTDTPEEGATWTLVHNIAKAVADASSVYLSHTIVQLYPVPERTKNCVACAVEFASSDPDGLIERFAALLRRHTLSDETGMAAYVGFDPSLLRHYGETVKRGKVAWADLEAVLGEVRVVMDGHGLIGAVAAIPFYTDYGEATSLWTG from the coding sequence ATGGAGAACAACCGGGCGGCCGTGTCTGAGGGGCTTACAGACCCCTATGTGGTGGCGTACCCCCTGATCGCGGCGGTCGCCGATGGTGAAGGCAGCCGGATAGAACTGGTGGAGTTCTTCGACTGCCTGGGCGGGGCCCACTGGGTCCGCCGCCACTATGCACAGAGTCCCATCGTCGTCTCCGCCCGGACAGTGGGGGCGACGACACGGTACGTCCTCAGGGCCGGATGTGTCCACCTGTCTCTTGAGGGCTCCCGCTTCCCCGCGGGGATCGCGGGTGCCGCGGTGGAGGGCGACGAGATCGCGGTCACCTATCTTGGCATGGGCGGCGGCGGCGTCGGGGCCTCGGCCTGCCGCGCCCGCGGCGGCGGGGTGATCCGGGCGTCATGCGACGAGTCCGGCGGCGGCAAACTGGCCGGGTCGACGATCTGGCTGCCGCGGCGCGAGCGGGTAGTCATCGGGGTCGACGACACCGACACTCCCGAGGAGGGGGCGACCTGGACCCTCGTCCACAACATTGCGAAGGCGGTCGCCGACGCGTCCTCGGTGTACCTCTCCCACACCATCGTCCAGCTCTACCCGGTCCCGGAGAGGACGAAGAACTGCGTCGCCTGTGCGGTGGAGTTCGCGTCGTCCGACCCCGACGGACTTATCGAGCGGTTTGCCGCCCTGCTCCGCCGCCACACGCTCTCCGACGAGACAGGGATGGCGGCATACGTCGGTTTCGACCCGTCGTTGCTCAGGCACTACGGCGAGACGGTGAAGAGGGGTAAGGTCGCATGGGCCGACCTCGAAGCCGTGCTCGGCGAGGTCAGGGTCGTGATGGACGGCCACGGCCTCATCGGTGCGGTGGCGGCGATCCCCTTCTATACGGACTACGGGGAGGCGACGTCCTTATGGACAGGCTGA
- a CDS encoding tRNA(Ile2) 2-agmatinylcytidine synthetase yields MITLTPAEVKGRFGPLFAEKFIVMVDEQAGMAEILETCRHRGTIEWDMMNRRRACGALSSAEVQGSSMTMLARLGKYEANFGAAGQEIGGQALEGVEVQGDEVVTSWAGIAGAGVGVAACLPQAPGVIRAEYPTDEDLHIGGSRVCRVRIVTPKYEKLTIGIDDTDTKQEGATWVLALKCAEACRVPGAEYLNMRLVQLNPKAPEKTTNCVGSVLNFAVRPGSVEPLLAFVKEYIEGHAVSGDTGIAYYRGLCLPESDYEKKIKIDLISREEVEAEAARLGVTFIDSAASKGRIGAFGAVLWGNRGVEAAGLYGEQPGGRV; encoded by the coding sequence ATGATCACGCTGACTCCCGCAGAAGTGAAAGGGCGCTTCGGACCGCTCTTTGCAGAGAAGTTCATTGTCATGGTGGACGAGCAGGCCGGCATGGCCGAGATCCTGGAGACCTGCCGCCACCGCGGCACCATCGAGTGGGACATGATGAACAGGCGGCGTGCCTGCGGCGCTCTCTCCTCCGCGGAGGTGCAGGGGTCCTCGATGACGATGCTTGCCCGCCTCGGGAAGTACGAGGCGAACTTCGGTGCGGCCGGCCAGGAAATCGGCGGCCAGGCCCTGGAGGGTGTCGAGGTGCAGGGCGACGAGGTTGTCACCTCCTGGGCAGGGATCGCCGGTGCCGGTGTCGGCGTCGCCGCCTGCCTCCCGCAGGCGCCCGGCGTGATCCGGGCCGAGTACCCGACAGACGAGGACCTCCACATCGGGGGGTCGCGGGTCTGCCGGGTGCGGATCGTCACCCCGAAGTACGAGAAACTGACCATCGGGATCGACGACACCGACACGAAGCAGGAGGGGGCCACCTGGGTGCTCGCCCTCAAGTGTGCCGAGGCGTGCAGGGTTCCGGGAGCTGAGTACCTTAATATGCGCCTCGTGCAGCTCAACCCGAAGGCCCCTGAAAAGACGACGAACTGCGTCGGTTCGGTGCTGAACTTCGCCGTGAGGCCGGGATCGGTCGAGCCCCTCCTCGCCTTCGTGAAGGAGTACATCGAGGGGCACGCGGTCTCCGGCGACACCGGGATCGCTTACTATCGCGGCCTCTGTCTCCCCGAGTCTGACTACGAGAAGAAGATCAAGATCGACCTCATTTCCCGGGAGGAGGTGGAGGCCGAGGCCGCCCGTCTCGGCGTCACTTTCATCGACTCCGCGGCGAGCAAGGGACGGATCGGTGCATTCGGTGCGGTGCTCTGGGGCAACCGCGGCGTGGAGGCAGCAGGTCTCTATGGAGAACAACCGGGCGGCCGTGTCTGA